A portion of the Paucilactobacillus hokkaidonensis JCM 18461 genome contains these proteins:
- the noc gene encoding nucleoid occlusion protein, translating into MAFSIFGSQKNKNQKATNQVVEVDITKITPNRFQPRKVFDATAIKELAETIQNHGLLQPIIVREYEPSKYEIIAGERRFRAVNELKWEKIPAIIEKMNDKETASLALIENLQREQLSSVEEAQAYRSLMDLNHLTQTALAQGMGKSQSAVANKLRLLKLIAPVQNAILDRRITERHGRALLELNDDQQREALMEIVNSKLTVKQTEELVAEMTGKARTLAEETKAPAAKPKKRARRSNSKGLTADTRVAVNTIKESVKLIRDNGMKIKTRESDEDDHYEIVIEIPKQK; encoded by the coding sequence CAAAAAAATAAGAATCAGAAAGCAACCAATCAGGTTGTGGAAGTTGATATCACCAAAATTACGCCGAATCGATTTCAGCCACGGAAGGTTTTTGATGCAACCGCAATTAAAGAATTAGCTGAAACGATTCAAAATCATGGATTACTGCAACCAATTATCGTCCGGGAATATGAACCAAGTAAATATGAAATCATTGCTGGTGAGCGCCGGTTTCGAGCAGTTAATGAACTGAAATGGGAAAAGATTCCAGCGATCATTGAAAAAATGAATGATAAAGAAACTGCTTCGCTGGCATTAATTGAAAATTTACAGCGAGAACAGCTTAGTTCAGTTGAAGAAGCACAGGCCTATCGTAGCCTGATGGATCTTAATCATTTGACTCAAACTGCATTGGCCCAGGGAATGGGAAAAAGCCAATCGGCTGTTGCCAATAAGTTACGATTGTTGAAACTCATTGCTCCAGTCCAAAATGCAATTTTAGATCGTCGAATTACTGAACGACATGGTCGAGCGTTACTCGAATTAAATGATGACCAACAGCGTGAAGCACTAATGGAAATTGTTAATAGTAAGTTGACGGTTAAGCAAACTGAAGAATTAGTCGCTGAAATGACTGGCAAGGCCCGGACATTGGCAGAAGAAACAAAAGCGCCAGCTGCCAAGCCAAAAAAACGGGCTAGACGGTCAAATTCTAAGGGCTTGACTGCCGATACTCGAGTAGCGGTGAATACGATTAAAGAATCAGTCAAATTAATTCGTGATAATGGAATGAAAATAAAAACGCGTGAAT